One region of Oxalobacteraceae sp. CFBP 8761 genomic DNA includes:
- a CDS encoding DUF1842 domain-containing protein, with the protein MVTLTAGNCGMPGAPTLKMVLMIDQADGTVQGKGEISQALAPPYGELAVSNITGQVRAMGFGPATMSLALKGTIITTLKPPAIGTVEIPFSAFFVTDNDWVGRGYFNYPPNDVTDVPIAPGLTAPAVAAAA; encoded by the coding sequence GTGGTCACCTTGACCGCCGGCAACTGCGGCATGCCCGGCGCCCCGACCCTGAAGATGGTGCTGATGATCGACCAGGCCGATGGCACCGTGCAGGGCAAGGGCGAGATCAGCCAGGCCCTGGCGCCCCCGTACGGCGAACTGGCGGTGTCGAACATCACCGGCCAGGTGCGCGCAATGGGGTTCGGCCCGGCGACGATGTCACTGGCGCTCAAGGGCACCATCATCACGACGCTCAAACCGCCCGCGATCGGCACGGTCGAGATTCCGTTCAGCGCGTTCTTCGTGACCGACAACGACTGGGTGGGCCGGGGCTACTTCAACTACCCGCCCAACGACGTGACCGATGTGCCGATCGCCCCGGGGCTTACCGCGCCAGCAGTGGCAGCCGCAGCGTAA
- a CDS encoding P-II family nitrogen regulator — protein MKQITCVIKPFKLDEVREALAEVNVTGLTVTEVKGFGRQKGHTELYRGAEYVVDFLPKVKIEVVVDDPMADSVVDAIIKAARTGKIGDGKIFVQNIEQVIRIRTGETGPDAV, from the coding sequence ATGAAACAGATTACCTGCGTGATCAAACCGTTCAAGCTCGACGAAGTGCGTGAAGCGCTGGCCGAGGTCAATGTTACCGGCCTGACCGTGACTGAAGTGAAGGGCTTTGGCCGTCAGAAAGGGCATACCGAGCTGTATCGCGGCGCCGAATACGTCGTGGATTTCCTGCCGAAAGTGAAGATCGAAGTGGTGGTGGACGATCCGATGGCCGATAGCGTCGTCGACGCCATCATCAAGGCAGCACGCACCGGCAAGATCGGTGACGGCAAGATCTTTGTGCAGAACATCGAGCAGGTCATCCGGATCCGTACCGGCGAAACCGGCCCGGACGCCGTCTAA
- a CDS encoding N-acetyltransferase, which yields MLKAMTDYRTHIVSSLSEVGQAPWDALVQAQAAPTPFLSYAFLHALHASGSAAPESGWQPQFLLLYDAADVLAAALPLYVKGHSYGEYVFDWAWADAYARNGLDYYPKLLSAIPFTPVAGSRLLAVDAAARAALIDVLTATQSATEVSSTHILFPPEDEAQALREAGFLLRSGVQFHWLNRGYASFDEFLATLEPKKRKNIRAERRKVVDAGVTMRRVRGADATREDWVLFNRCYRNTYKDHHSTPYLNLDFFLRIGATMPDNILLVIAELEGRAVAASLVIHNADTLYGRYWGALEHVPCLHFEAAYYQPLEFCIEQGIATFEGGAQGEHKMARGFLPTKTWSAHWLAHPSFANAVENFLQREAGGIDDYLDELNERSPFRQRAG from the coding sequence ATGTTGAAAGCAATGACAGATTATCGCACGCATATCGTCTCGAGCCTGTCCGAAGTCGGGCAGGCGCCATGGGATGCGCTGGTCCAGGCCCAGGCGGCGCCAACGCCGTTTCTCTCGTACGCGTTCCTGCACGCGCTGCACGCGTCGGGCAGCGCGGCGCCCGAAAGCGGCTGGCAGCCGCAGTTCCTGCTGCTGTACGACGCCGCCGACGTGCTGGCGGCCGCCCTGCCCCTGTACGTCAAGGGCCACTCGTATGGCGAGTACGTGTTCGACTGGGCCTGGGCCGATGCCTACGCGCGCAATGGCCTCGACTATTACCCGAAGCTGCTGTCGGCGATCCCGTTCACGCCGGTGGCCGGCTCCCGCCTGCTGGCGGTCGACGCCGCTGCGCGCGCCGCGCTGATCGACGTGCTGACGGCCACGCAGTCGGCCACCGAAGTCTCGTCGACCCACATCCTGTTCCCGCCCGAGGACGAAGCGCAGGCGCTGCGCGAGGCCGGCTTCCTGCTGCGCAGCGGCGTGCAGTTTCACTGGCTGAACCGGGGCTATGCGAGCTTCGACGAGTTTCTGGCCACGCTCGAGCCAAAAAAGCGCAAGAACATCCGCGCCGAGCGGCGCAAGGTGGTCGATGCCGGCGTCACGATGCGGCGCGTGCGCGGGGCGGATGCCACGCGCGAGGACTGGGTGCTGTTCAACCGCTGCTACCGCAACACGTACAAAGACCACCACTCGACGCCCTACCTGAACCTGGACTTTTTCCTGCGCATCGGTGCGACGATGCCGGACAATATCCTCCTGGTGATTGCCGAACTGGAAGGCCGCGCGGTCGCCGCATCGCTCGTCATCCACAATGCCGACACGCTGTACGGCCGCTACTGGGGCGCGCTCGAACACGTGCCGTGCCTGCATTTCGAGGCTGCGTATTACCAGCCACTGGAATTCTGCATCGAACAGGGCATCGCCACGTTCGAGGGCGGCGCGCAGGGCGAACACAAGATGGCGCGCGGCTTCCTGCCAACCAAGACCTGGTCGGCGCACTGGCTGGCGCATCCGTCGTTTGCCAATGCCGTGGAAAATTTCCTGCAACGTGAGGCGGGCGGTATCGACGATTATCTCGACGAGTTGAACGAGCGCAGTCCGTTCCGGCAGCGCGCCGGCTAG
- a CDS encoding DUF4214 domain-containing protein: protein MATPSSTIVIDGVDVNVTAGADSFGNPTRTVVVPMITATRQDANGNALADIPVTTTEDGEPALTVSLPTGYGMRMTALTYQQPLKNGPALLQPQIDAHVPAASRATMTDVIAAQWEGMPDSGGFLLSTVTPTMAAENSTRSVMQVSNSDGQFYTAVLIDTNGLGDAPQIALSGFNLTLITGGGTFNQVIGRANIIADGASQTIILDGGQDRVSTGGGNDRIIIGESIQDTIGHASFYQIDGGEGYDTLQLKRDSRADYSFYAYDTMDGHAVLSLTPGNLRNISYQANNIEAFLLGEAVADTTVRGSVTRLYETLLERAPDAGSLDYWMRTLAGAASLEDVTQSILASSELAGDVPQANGAYVTWLYDQILGRATDADGLAYWTATLASGDISRAGLALALVDSDEKLTHVASTEIAFGATDIAVLIRMYDALYDRKPDLAGLNYWIDRSEEGMTLADIADSFVDAAESTDRLDDPAFIAQLYRTALERDATATELADWTGLLAQGYVDRGDLLLALAESSEMVALVGTMSTTFELA from the coding sequence ATGGCAACCCCTTCATCCACCATCGTGATCGATGGCGTCGACGTCAACGTCACCGCCGGCGCCGACAGCTTCGGCAACCCCACGCGTACCGTGGTCGTGCCGATGATCACGGCCACGCGCCAGGACGCGAACGGCAACGCGCTGGCCGATATTCCGGTCACAACGACTGAGGACGGCGAGCCTGCTTTGACGGTCAGTCTGCCAACCGGGTACGGCATGCGGATGACGGCACTGACGTACCAGCAGCCGCTCAAGAACGGACCGGCGCTGTTGCAGCCGCAGATCGACGCGCATGTACCGGCGGCCAGCCGGGCGACGATGACCGATGTCATCGCCGCGCAGTGGGAAGGCATGCCCGATTCGGGCGGATTTCTGCTGTCGACGGTTACGCCGACAATGGCAGCCGAAAACTCAACACGCTCGGTCATGCAGGTATCGAACAGCGACGGACAATTTTATACGGCGGTGCTCATCGACACCAATGGCCTCGGTGACGCGCCGCAAATCGCCCTCTCGGGCTTCAACCTCACGCTCATCACCGGGGGCGGCACCTTCAATCAGGTGATCGGCAGAGCCAACATCATCGCCGACGGCGCCAGCCAGACCATTATTCTCGACGGTGGCCAGGACCGGGTCAGCACCGGCGGCGGCAATGACCGGATCATCATCGGCGAGAGCATCCAGGACACGATCGGACACGCCTCGTTCTATCAGATCGACGGTGGCGAGGGCTATGACACGCTGCAGCTCAAACGTGACAGCCGGGCCGATTATTCGTTTTATGCTTACGACACGATGGACGGTCATGCCGTATTAAGCCTGACCCCCGGCAATCTTCGGAACATAAGCTATCAGGCAAACAACATCGAAGCCTTCCTTCTAGGTGAAGCTGTTGCTGACACCACGGTGCGCGGCAGCGTCACGCGGTTGTACGAGACGCTGCTGGAACGCGCGCCCGATGCCGGCAGCCTCGATTACTGGATGCGCACGCTGGCCGGCGCCGCCTCGCTCGAGGATGTGACGCAATCGATCCTGGCGTCGTCCGAGCTGGCCGGCGACGTCCCGCAGGCAAATGGCGCTTACGTCACCTGGCTGTACGATCAGATCCTGGGCCGCGCGACCGACGCCGATGGCCTGGCCTACTGGACGGCGACCCTGGCCAGCGGCGATATCAGCCGCGCCGGCCTGGCGCTGGCGCTCGTCGATTCGGACGAAAAATTGACGCATGTTGCGTCGACCGAGATCGCGTTTGGCGCCACCGACATTGCCGTACTCATCCGCATGTACGACGCGCTGTATGACCGCAAACCGGATCTGGCGGGCCTGAATTACTGGATCGACCGCTCGGAAGAAGGCATGACGCTGGCTGATATCGCCGACAGCTTTGTCGATGCCGCCGAGTCGACCGACCGGCTGGATGATCCGGCGTTCATCGCGCAGCTGTACCGAACGGCGCTCGAGCGCGACGCCACAGCGACCGAACTGGCGGATTGGACCGGGCTGCTCGCGCAAGGGTATGTCGATCGGGGCGACCTGCTGCTGGCGCTGGCGGAATCCAGCGAAATGGTGGCACTGGTCGGGACGATGAGCACGACGTTCGAGCTGGCCTGA
- a CDS encoding acyltransferase domain-containing protein: MAGRLAILCPGQGAQHPAMFDMARLDPAASRLLEEWSADPALGATLHAGLGEERFTNRIAQPAIVAATLAMWRALQATIATPALVAGYSIGELSAYGVAGALAPEDVVKLAIERARLMDACVVDGAAQGMVALSGMPSGTVDALLAAAGFYPAIVTGDDALVAGGPAAQRDALASAAIAAGGHATVLPVAVASHTPLLAGAVAPFAALLADAHWRAPAFPVLSGISAEPVFDARKALAELPRQIAEPIRWRECMDAITEAGVTVALELGPGAALSKMLQSRNPNIACRSVTEFRTLDGIGAWLQRQLD, translated from the coding sequence ATGGCGGGGCGCCTGGCCATCCTGTGCCCGGGGCAGGGCGCGCAGCATCCGGCGATGTTCGACATGGCGCGCCTTGACCCCGCCGCCAGCCGGCTGCTCGAGGAATGGAGCGCCGATCCCGCACTGGGTGCGACGCTGCACGCCGGCCTTGGTGAAGAGCGCTTCACGAATCGCATCGCGCAACCGGCCATCGTCGCTGCCACGCTGGCCATGTGGCGCGCGTTGCAGGCCACGATCGCGACGCCGGCGCTGGTGGCCGGCTACAGCATCGGTGAGTTGTCGGCCTATGGCGTCGCCGGAGCGCTGGCACCGGAGGACGTGGTCAAGCTGGCCATCGAGCGGGCGCGCCTGATGGACGCTTGCGTGGTCGATGGCGCGGCGCAGGGCATGGTGGCGCTGTCCGGCATGCCGTCCGGGACGGTTGATGCGTTGCTGGCGGCCGCGGGGTTTTATCCGGCCATCGTGACTGGCGACGATGCGCTGGTGGCAGGCGGTCCGGCCGCGCAGCGTGACGCGTTGGCCAGCGCCGCGATTGCCGCCGGTGGCCACGCTACCGTGCTGCCGGTCGCGGTCGCATCGCATACGCCGTTGCTGGCAGGCGCAGTCGCACCGTTCGCTGCCTTGCTGGCTGATGCGCACTGGCGCGCGCCCGCGTTCCCGGTCCTGTCCGGCATCTCGGCGGAACCGGTATTCGACGCGCGCAAGGCGCTGGCAGAACTGCCGCGTCAGATTGCCGAGCCGATCCGCTGGCGCGAATGCATGGATGCGATCACTGAGGCCGGCGTCACCGTGGCGCTCGAATTGGGGCCGGGCGCCGCGCTGTCGAAAATGTTGCAGTCACGCAACCCGAACATCGCCTGCCGTTCAGTCACCGAATTCCGCACGCTTGACGGGATAGGCGCCTGGCTGCAGAGACAGCTCGACTGA
- a CDS encoding GAF domain-containing protein: MEHGQQVDLSSCADEPIHIPGSIQPHGAILFFTEDARLAGWSENAPAMLGVVPQLGLALGDLALPVAAFDAISDCIDTLNDDDAGPIVAGLSIGAAEYDCVVHAAHGRVTAEFELREASTEEVSQFAVKAHSSIDRLRRQKTIEGLLSVAVAQVRDFTGFDRVMAYRFRADDSGDVVAESRRDDLVPYIGQRYPAGDIPAQARRLYTLNTLRMIGDMDYQAVPLCGAPGAPPLDMSFAVLRSVSPVHIEYLKNMHVMASMSVSIVINGRLWGLIACHHMSKKLVPYAVRLAADVLAQVMASTILSIEARADATLAEQSARVRTSIVESLLLDDDPIDTLGEHGESLMAAAGAQAMIVAQHGKVVVHGEFAPELAKAVIASLPDNQHDLLVREGKHEWPEALQAQLGKWVGMLALPFDPMGQGWCVLLRVEQIETVAWGGRPEKIAIFGPLGERLTPRGSFDAWHETVRGRAHPWEPTVLGNARLTLAELVRAMNSHRSQTEATRAQLLAMLGHDLRDPLHSINMAGMVLERTGNGGGNGQPTLGKRIQSSTNRMQRMISQVLDMSRIDSGMGLGVSLVPVDLKELLIDLMDEARMAYPSIPLDLICDDEATVKADSGRLGQVLSNLMSNARHHGEPGTPVTVCLRANERDASVEVANAGQAIAPETVATLFNPFKRASMNNPRNRTGMGLGLYIAQQIVREHQGELAYRYADGRVIFTLRLPLLAR; this comes from the coding sequence ATGGAGCATGGGCAGCAGGTCGATTTGTCGTCCTGCGCCGACGAGCCGATCCATATCCCCGGCTCGATCCAGCCCCACGGCGCAATCCTGTTCTTTACCGAAGATGCACGTCTGGCCGGCTGGAGCGAAAACGCACCCGCCATGCTGGGTGTCGTCCCGCAACTGGGCCTGGCCCTGGGGGACCTGGCCCTGCCGGTGGCTGCCTTCGACGCCATTTCCGACTGTATCGACACCCTGAACGATGACGACGCCGGCCCGATCGTGGCCGGCCTGTCCATCGGCGCGGCCGAATATGATTGCGTCGTGCACGCCGCCCATGGGCGCGTCACCGCCGAATTCGAACTGCGCGAAGCCTCGACCGAAGAAGTGTCGCAGTTCGCCGTCAAGGCGCACAGCTCGATCGACCGCCTGCGCCGCCAGAAAACCATCGAAGGGCTGCTCAGCGTCGCCGTGGCCCAGGTGCGCGATTTCACCGGGTTCGATCGCGTGATGGCCTACCGTTTCCGCGCCGACGACAGTGGCGACGTGGTGGCCGAAAGCCGCCGCGACGATCTGGTCCCGTACATTGGCCAGCGCTACCCGGCCGGCGACATCCCGGCCCAGGCGCGCCGGCTGTACACGCTCAACACGCTGCGCATGATCGGCGACATGGACTACCAGGCCGTGCCGCTGTGCGGTGCGCCGGGCGCCCCGCCGCTGGACATGAGTTTCGCGGTGCTGCGCAGCGTCTCCCCGGTGCACATCGAGTACCTGAAGAACATGCACGTGATGGCGTCGATGAGCGTGTCCATCGTCATCAACGGCCGCCTGTGGGGCCTGATCGCCTGCCACCACATGTCGAAGAAGCTGGTGCCGTATGCCGTGCGCCTGGCGGCCGACGTGCTGGCACAGGTGATGGCGTCGACCATCCTCAGCATCGAAGCGCGCGCCGACGCCACGCTGGCCGAGCAGTCGGCCCGCGTGCGCACGAGCATCGTCGAATCGCTGCTGCTCGACGACGACCCGATCGACACGCTGGGCGAACATGGCGAGTCACTGATGGCGGCTGCCGGGGCCCAGGCAATGATCGTCGCCCAGCACGGCAAGGTCGTCGTGCATGGCGAATTCGCGCCCGAACTGGCCAAGGCCGTCATTGCGTCGCTGCCGGACAACCAGCACGATTTGCTGGTGCGCGAAGGCAAGCACGAATGGCCGGAGGCGCTACAGGCACAATTGGGGAAGTGGGTCGGCATGCTGGCCCTGCCCTTCGATCCGATGGGCCAGGGCTGGTGCGTGCTGCTGCGCGTCGAGCAGATCGAAACCGTGGCCTGGGGCGGCCGTCCCGAAAAAATTGCCATCTTCGGCCCGCTGGGCGAACGCCTGACGCCACGCGGCTCATTCGATGCCTGGCATGAAACGGTGCGCGGTCGCGCGCACCCGTGGGAACCCACCGTGCTGGGCAATGCCCGCCTGACACTGGCCGAGCTGGTACGCGCCATGAACTCGCACCGCTCGCAGACGGAGGCAACCCGCGCGCAGCTGCTGGCGATGCTGGGGCACGACCTGCGCGATCCGCTGCACTCGATCAATATGGCCGGCATGGTGCTGGAGCGCACCGGCAACGGTGGCGGCAATGGCCAGCCGACGCTGGGCAAGCGCATCCAGTCGTCGACCAACCGCATGCAGCGCATGATCAGCCAGGTGCTGGACATGAGCCGCATCGACAGCGGCATGGGCCTGGGCGTCTCGCTGGTGCCGGTCGATCTGAAGGAATTGCTGATCGACCTGATGGACGAGGCGCGCATGGCGTATCCGTCGATCCCGCTCGACCTGATCTGCGACGACGAGGCCACCGTCAAGGCCGACAGTGGCCGGCTGGGCCAGGTGTTATCCAATCTGATGAGCAATGCGCGCCACCACGGCGAGCCCGGCACGCCAGTGACCGTGTGCCTGCGCGCCAACGAGCGTGATGCATCGGTCGAGGTCGCCAACGCCGGCCAGGCAATCGCGCCCGAAACCGTGGCCACGCTGTTCAATCCGTTCAAGCGCGCGTCGATGAACAACCCGCGCAACCGCACCGGCATGGGCCTGGGCCTGTACATCGCGCAGCAGATCGTGCGCGAGCACCAGGGTGAACTGGCCTACCGGTATGCGGATGGGCGGGTGATCTTTACGCTGCGGCTGCCACTGCTGGCGCGGTAA
- the mdcB gene encoding triphosphoribosyl-dephospho-CoA synthase MdcB gives MDDLNRVQTVRALGWPEPSDAGARAFCQRTARVAVRSLYAELVLYPKPGLVSKIDNGSHTDMTAATFVRSLFALRRYFGDITRAGMLDAPFHVLKQLGIDAEARMLRATGGINTHRGAIFCLGMLCAAIGRCQARGEALTQARIGELLRACWGQALGVHSVINGEPVSHGARAVLRYAASGAREEGALGFPSVFDVGLPALRRALAAGRGMREARIDALFALMAHISDTNVYHRGGVEGALTVRRQARAFIARGATAAPDWEARALASHRTFVAARLSPGGAADLLGAVCLVHAVTTR, from the coding sequence ATGGATGATCTGAACCGCGTGCAGACAGTGCGTGCGCTTGGTTGGCCTGAGCCGAGCGACGCCGGCGCGCGCGCCTTTTGCCAGCGCACCGCGCGCGTGGCGGTGCGCAGCCTGTATGCGGAACTGGTGCTGTACCCAAAGCCGGGCCTGGTCTCGAAGATCGACAACGGCAGCCATACCGACATGACGGCCGCCACTTTTGTGCGCAGCCTGTTTGCACTGCGGCGCTACTTTGGCGATATCACCCGCGCCGGCATGCTGGATGCGCCGTTCCACGTCTTGAAGCAGCTGGGGATCGATGCCGAAGCACGGATGCTGCGCGCGACCGGCGGCATCAACACGCACCGTGGCGCGATCTTTTGCCTGGGCATGCTGTGCGCAGCCATCGGCCGCTGCCAGGCGCGTGGTGAAGCCTTGACCCAGGCGCGCATCGGCGAGCTGCTGCGCGCCTGCTGGGGCCAGGCGCTGGGTGTGCACAGCGTCATCAACGGCGAGCCGGTTTCGCACGGCGCCCGCGCCGTGCTGCGCTACGCAGCCAGCGGTGCGCGTGAAGAAGGCGCGCTTGGTTTTCCGTCGGTGTTCGACGTCGGCCTGCCGGCGCTGCGCCGTGCATTGGCAGCGGGGCGCGGCATGCGTGAAGCCCGCATCGACGCACTGTTCGCGCTGATGGCGCATATCAGCGACACCAATGTCTACCATCGCGGCGGCGTCGAAGGCGCCTTGACGGTGCGGCGCCAGGCGCGCGCCTTCATCGCGCGCGGTGCTACGGCTGCGCCGGACTGGGAAGCGCGTGCGCTGGCCAGCCACCGCACCTTCGTGGCAGCGCGCCTGTCGCCGGGCGGCGCGGCCGATCTGCTGGGCGCCGTGTGCCTCGTGCACGCGGTAACGACGCGCTGA
- a CDS encoding NAD(+) synthase yields the protein MNSRFFNLYSHHFARVAVAIPRIRVADPAYNVEQTIKLAQQAASEGAALVAFPELGLSAYTCDDLFHQRALLDACLGGLHTILDASRSLPLAIVIGMPLRVNHMLFNCAVAIANGRVLGVVPKSYLPNYGEFYESRQFTPADCAPVDVIDLFGQTVPFGVNLLFEVANLPLLRFHLEICEDVWVPVPPSSFAALAGATVLVNLSASNVVVGKSGYRHQLVGQQSARCMAAYLYTSAGRGESTTDMAWDGQSLIYEKGELLAESERFSDESHIIFADVDLERLSTERMKATTFAQSARRHAAEVAAFRIVRFDLALPLEHTMPLARGIERFPYVPADRARRDERCTEVYNIQVQALIQRLASSGIQKVVIGVSGGLDSTHALLVCAKVMDRLKLPRTNILAYTMPGFATSERTLRQARDLMAAVGCSAQEIDIRPSCIQMLKDLGHPYSEGTPDYDITFENVQAGERTNHLFRLANFHNGIVIGTGDLSELALGWCTYGVGDHMSHYNVNASVPKTLISYLVRWVAETGTVVAEGRSQVLIDILDTEISPELVPGGAVSHGTDAKPAQSTQERIGPYELQDFNLFYTLRYGFKPSKVAFMAYSAWHDSAAGRWPDETGTRNQYDLDAIKRNLSIFLFRFFKTSQFKRSCVPNGPKVGNGGSLSPRGDWRAPSDSEATVWLDDLANIPDSSKGLPP from the coding sequence ATGAACAGCCGATTCTTCAATCTCTATTCGCACCATTTTGCACGCGTTGCCGTCGCCATCCCGCGCATCCGTGTGGCCGACCCGGCCTACAACGTCGAACAGACGATCAAGCTGGCGCAGCAGGCGGCAAGCGAAGGCGCGGCGCTCGTCGCGTTTCCCGAGCTGGGCCTGTCTGCCTATACCTGCGACGACCTGTTCCACCAGCGCGCGCTGCTCGACGCCTGCCTGGGCGGCCTGCACACCATCCTCGATGCCTCGCGCAGCCTGCCGCTGGCCATCGTCATCGGCATGCCGCTGCGGGTGAACCACATGCTGTTCAACTGCGCCGTCGCCATCGCCAACGGGCGCGTGCTGGGCGTGGTGCCGAAAAGTTATTTGCCTAATTATGGCGAGTTTTACGAATCCCGGCAGTTCACGCCCGCCGATTGCGCGCCGGTCGACGTGATCGACCTGTTTGGCCAGACCGTGCCGTTCGGCGTGAACCTGCTGTTCGAGGTCGCCAACCTGCCGCTGCTGCGCTTTCACCTCGAAATCTGCGAAGACGTCTGGGTGCCGGTGCCGCCGTCGTCGTTCGCGGCACTGGCCGGCGCCACGGTGCTGGTCAACCTGTCGGCATCGAACGTTGTCGTCGGCAAGAGCGGCTACCGCCACCAGCTGGTTGGCCAGCAATCGGCGCGCTGCATGGCCGCTTACCTGTACACGTCGGCCGGGCGGGGCGAGTCGACCACCGACATGGCGTGGGATGGCCAGTCGCTGATCTACGAAAAGGGCGAACTGCTGGCCGAATCCGAACGTTTTTCCGACGAATCGCACATCATCTTCGCCGACGTCGACCTCGAGCGCCTGTCGACCGAGCGCATGAAGGCCACCACCTTCGCACAGTCGGCCCGGCGCCATGCGGCTGAAGTCGCGGCGTTTCGCATCGTGCGCTTCGACCTCGCGCTGCCCTTGGAGCACACGATGCCGCTGGCGCGTGGCATCGAGCGCTTCCCGTACGTGCCGGCCGACCGCGCCCGGCGCGACGAGCGCTGCACCGAGGTCTACAACATCCAGGTGCAGGCCCTGATCCAGCGCCTGGCCTCGAGCGGCATCCAGAAGGTCGTCATTGGCGTCTCTGGTGGCCTGGACTCGACCCATGCGCTGCTCGTCTGCGCAAAAGTCATGGACCGCCTGAAGCTGCCGCGCACGAACATCCTGGCCTACACGATGCCGGGCTTTGCCACCAGCGAGCGCACGCTCAGGCAGGCGCGCGACCTGATGGCCGCCGTGGGCTGCAGCGCGCAAGAGATCGACATCCGCCCGAGCTGCATCCAGATGCTCAAAGACCTTGGGCACCCGTACAGCGAAGGCACGCCTGACTACGACATCACGTTCGAGAACGTGCAGGCGGGCGAGCGCACCAACCACCTGTTCCGGCTGGCGAACTTCCACAACGGGATCGTGATCGGCACGGGCGATTTGTCCGAGCTGGCGCTGGGCTGGTGCACCTACGGCGTGGGCGACCATATGTCGCACTACAACGTCAACGCCAGCGTGCCCAAGACGCTGATCTCGTACCTGGTGCGCTGGGTGGCCGAGACGGGGACCGTGGTGGCCGAGGGCCGGTCGCAGGTGCTGATCGACATTCTCGATACCGAGATCAGCCCCGAGCTGGTGCCCGGCGGTGCAGTCAGTCACGGCACCGATGCAAAGCCCGCACAAAGCACGCAGGAGCGTATCGGCCCGTACGAGTTGCAAGACTTCAACCTGTTCTACACGCTGCGCTATGGCTTCAAGCCGAGCAAGGTCGCGTTCATGGCGTATTCCGCGTGGCACGACAGCGCCGCGGGGCGCTGGCCGGACGAGACCGGCACGCGCAACCAATACGACCTGGACGCCATCAAGCGCAACCTGTCGATCTTTTTGTTCCGCTTCTTCAAGACCAGCCAGTTCAAACGCTCGTGCGTACCGAACGGACCGAAGGTCGGTAATGGCGGCTCCCTCTCGCCACGCGGCGACTGGCGCGCACCGTCCGATTCCGAGGCCACCGTCTGGCTCGACGACCTGGCGAATATCCCCGACTCATCGAAAGGACTACCACCATGA
- a CDS encoding trimeric intracellular cation channel family protein, producing the protein MTLIKFIEIMAILVGAFSGFIEARRKRMDLVGVFTVAFITAFGGGTLRDILLDKRPLFWVTHQEYAIAIFVLALVASPLIRTLRQIVSERLIVIADAVGLGLFSIAGVSAALAADMPIFIASMMGVITGIFGGVLRDIVCNEVPMVFRDGKPYAICAFIGNWLFLLMGKYGVPHDFALWSSCLFISGLRLLTWKFDMRMGR; encoded by the coding sequence ATGACGCTCATCAAGTTCATCGAAATCATGGCGATCCTGGTCGGCGCATTTTCCGGCTTCATCGAGGCACGGCGCAAGCGCATGGACCTGGTCGGGGTATTCACTGTGGCGTTCATTACCGCATTCGGCGGCGGCACGCTGCGCGACATCCTGCTCGACAAGCGCCCGCTGTTCTGGGTAACGCACCAGGAATATGCGATCGCGATCTTCGTGCTGGCGCTGGTTGCCTCTCCCCTCATCCGCACGCTGCGTCAGATCGTGTCGGAACGCCTGATCGTGATTGCCGATGCCGTGGGCCTGGGCCTGTTCTCGATCGCGGGCGTATCGGCCGCGCTGGCGGCGGACATGCCGATCTTCATCGCCTCGATGATGGGCGTCATTACCGGGATTTTCGGGGGTGTGCTGCGCGATATCGTCTGTAACGAAGTGCCGATGGTGTTTCGGGACGGCAAACCGTATGCGATCTGCGCCTTCATCGGCAACTGGCTGTTCCTGCTCATGGGCAAGTACGGCGTGCCGCACGATTTTGCGCTGTGGTCGAGCTGCCTGTTCATCAGCGGCCTGCGGCTGCTGACGTGGAAGTTCGATATGCGGATGGGGCGGTAA